A window from Primulina huaijiensis isolate GDHJ02 chromosome 11, ASM1229523v2, whole genome shotgun sequence encodes these proteins:
- the LOC140988994 gene encoding uncharacterized protein, producing the protein MGPPKAALTISQQAFDEMVRENIDDLGMEPAEALQDAIQTLTLQGVDLNGVVTCAPGESNPVMVCLERLKEEKISEQIVVLLDELAGLCRDKGSGNAAIARRSGALELVISICIKLRDEYDPRLSSGLNALTSLIHDLPSSEIFRENGGPTIIVGILSQERKDTSILDSSFSVVAAAASGNEVLKESFMDLKIDELIVEILKEHNGESIPNIYDAIRVILTSDDNRVVASQVFGYARKFAKLGISKLLVDSLREGLSSPSLISASIALKAVAVNDEICRSIAYDDGINMILHCIDDSGLQGNNTVARASCSLLSKLAGSDENKSAIVEQGGMDRLINLSTRLSDDPLVLQEVMLIICTLCLRSPENATLAIEAGAGELAIQAMQRFPQSDQLQRSACFMIRNLVVRNQENRKLLLGNGIEQLIRKAKGSHRICKDAATDALRDLGVDNYNL; encoded by the exons ATGGGTCCACCGAAGGCGGCGCTAACTATATCACAGCAAGCATTCGACGAAATGGTTCGGGAAAACATTGATGACCTCGGTATGGAACCTGCAGAAGCTCTCCAGGACGCCATCCAAACCCTTACCCTCCAAGGCGTCGATCTCAACG GGGTTGTGACTTGTGCTCCCGGAGAGAGCAATCCAGTGATGGTGTGTTTGGAGAGATTGAAAGAGGAAAAGATATCGGAGCAAATTGTGGTATTGTTGGATGAATTAGCTGGTTTATGCAGAGATAAGGGATCAGGGAATGCGGCCATTGCCAGGAGGAGTGGAGCGCTGGAATTGGTGATTTCTATTTGTATCAAGCTGCGTGATGAATACGATCCGAGATTGTCTTCTGGATTGAATGCCTTGACATCATTAATTCATG ATCTTCCAAGCTCTGAAATATTTAGGGAGAATGGCGGCCCAACGATTATCGTAGGTATTCTAAGCCAGGAAAGAAAAGATACGAGCATCTTGGATAGTTCTTTTTCTGTAGTTGCTGCTGCTGCAAGTGGCAACGAAGTTCTCAAGGAGTCATTCATGGACTTAAAAATTGATGAGCTTATAGTCGAGATTCTGAAAGAACATAATGGGGAGAGCATTCCAAACATTTATGATGCAATTCGAGTCATCTTAACATCTGATGACAACCGTGTTGTAGCCTCGCAA GTTTTTGGTTATGCTAGAAAATTTGCGAAGTTGGGAATTTCAAAACTTCTCGTGGACTCACTTCGGGAAGGACTCAGTTCACCTAGTCTAATATCTGCGAGCATAGCTTTGAAGGCTGTAGCTGTCAAT GATGAGATTTGCCGGTCGATTGCTTATGATGATGGTATCAATATGATTCTCCATTGCATTGATGATAGTGGTCTACAGGGCAATAACACTGTAGCAAGAGCTTCCTGCTCTTTGCTGTCTAAG CTGGCAGGAAGTGATGAGAATAAGAGTGCTATTGTCGAACAGGGTGGCATGGACAGGCTTATAAACCTTTCAACAAGATTATCTGATGATCCATTGGTGCTTCAAGAG GTCATGTTAATTATATGTACACTATGCTTAAGATCCCCCGAGAATGCAACTCTTGCAATTGAAGCGGGAGCTGGAGAACTTGCTATCCAAGCAATGCAGAGGTTTCCACAATCTGATCAACTGCAAAGGAGTGCTTGTTTCATGATCCGGAATCTGGTGGttagaaatcaagaaaacag AAAACTCTTGCTTGGTAATGGCATCGAGCAATTAATCAGAAAGGCGAAGGGAAGCCACCGGATCTGCAAAGATGCTGCAACCGATGCACTGAGAGATTTAGGAGTGGATAACTATAATTTGTAA